Proteins from a single region of Acidobacteriota bacterium:
- a CDS encoding ATP-binding protein, giving the protein MVIVRQFHLDDVIRLLRTYPVVAILGARQVGKTTLAAMVAHARQHPVTAFDLENPADVSRLSDPMLALETKRGLVILDEVQHRPDLFPILRVLADRSPMPARFLVLGSASAALLRQTSESLAGRISVHHLEGFSLAETGVSHLRRLWLRGGFPRSYLARSDAASDEWRRNFIRTFVERDLPQLGVQIPSATLGRFWSMLAHYHGQTWNGAELARAFGVSDMTVRRYLDLLAATFVVRVLPPWHENLAKRQVKSPKVYISDSGVLHTLLGIQTHDDLERHPKVGASWEGFGLGNVVDRLRAGWHECFYWRTHAGAELDLLVVRGRVRRGFEFKRTTAPSVTPSMRQALIDLKLSSLDVIHAGSETFPMAHGIRAVALSRLHEDVRPLG; this is encoded by the coding sequence ATGGTGATAGTGCGCCAGTTCCACCTGGATGACGTGATCCGCTTGCTGCGGACGTATCCAGTCGTCGCCATTCTGGGAGCCAGACAGGTCGGCAAGACGACCCTGGCCGCCATGGTGGCCCATGCCAGGCAGCACCCTGTCACGGCGTTTGACCTCGAGAATCCCGCCGACGTCAGTCGTCTCTCCGACCCCATGCTGGCGCTCGAGACGAAACGCGGACTCGTGATTCTGGACGAGGTACAACATCGTCCGGACCTGTTTCCCATCCTGCGCGTCCTGGCGGACCGTTCACCCATGCCGGCCAGGTTTCTTGTCCTCGGGAGTGCGTCGGCAGCGCTGCTGCGACAGACGTCGGAGTCGCTGGCCGGCCGCATCAGTGTTCATCATCTGGAAGGATTTTCGCTTGCCGAAACCGGTGTCAGCCATCTGCGCCGGCTGTGGCTCCGCGGCGGCTTTCCCCGTTCGTATCTCGCCCGGTCGGATGCGGCGAGTGACGAGTGGCGGCGAAACTTCATCCGGACGTTCGTCGAACGGGATCTGCCCCAGCTTGGCGTGCAGATCCCGTCGGCGACACTCGGACGATTCTGGTCGATGTTGGCGCACTACCACGGTCAGACCTGGAACGGAGCCGAACTGGCCCGCGCATTTGGCGTGTCCGACATGACGGTGCGCCGATATCTTGATCTGCTGGCCGCCACGTTTGTCGTTCGCGTGCTGCCTCCGTGGCATGAGAATCTGGCCAAGCGGCAGGTGAAGTCGCCGAAAGTGTACATCTCGGACAGCGGAGTGTTACACACACTGCTCGGCATCCAGACGCATGACGATCTGGAGCGGCACCCCAAAGTGGGAGCGTCGTGGGAGGGCTTCGGTCTGGGCAATGTCGTCGATCGTCTCAGGGCAGGTTGGCACGAGTGCTTCTATTGGCGCACTCATGCCGGCGCGGAACTGGACCTGCTTGTCGTGCGTGGTCGCGTAAGACGCGGTTTCGAGTTCAAACGAACCACGGCACCGTCTGTCACGCCGTCGATGCGACAGGCGCTCATCGATCTAAAGCTGTCGTCGCTCGACGTGATCCACGCCGGTTCCGAGACGTTTCCCATGGCACACGGGATTCGCGCCGTGGCACTGTCTCGCCTGCATGAGGACGTGCGGCCACTCGGGTAG
- the upp gene encoding uracil phosphoribosyltransferase: MPVHIVQHPLVQDILLSLRDESTAPDEFRRMAVRISVLLASEALRALPTRPASVKTPLAVAHGQRVASDVVVVPVLRAGLGMLDAVLGLVPGARVGHIGLQRDELTAIASRYYSKLPAGLADSYVLVIDPMLATGGSAVEAIDLLKQAGARNIQMLCIVAAPEGIALVDRHHPDVDIYTPVVDERLNEKKYIVPGLGDFGDRLYGTL, encoded by the coding sequence GTGCCAGTTCACATTGTTCAGCACCCGCTCGTCCAGGACATCCTGCTCTCGCTGCGTGACGAATCTACCGCGCCCGACGAGTTCCGGCGGATGGCGGTTCGCATCAGCGTGCTGCTTGCCAGCGAGGCGCTGCGGGCGCTGCCGACCAGACCCGCCTCTGTCAAGACGCCGCTCGCGGTGGCTCATGGCCAGCGCGTCGCCTCCGATGTGGTCGTCGTCCCGGTGCTGCGCGCGGGGCTCGGCATGCTCGATGCGGTGCTCGGGCTGGTGCCGGGCGCGCGGGTGGGACACATCGGGCTGCAGCGGGACGAGCTGACCGCCATTGCGTCGCGCTACTACTCGAAGCTGCCGGCGGGGCTGGCGGATTCGTACGTCCTGGTGATCGACCCGATGCTCGCCACCGGAGGGAGCGCCGTTGAGGCGATTGACCTCTTGAAGCAGGCTGGCGCGCGCAATATTCAGATGCTCTGCATCGTTGCGGCGCCCGAGGGCATTGCGCTGGTCGACCGCCATCATCCGGACGTGGACATCTACACGCCGGTGGTTGACGAGCGGCTGAACGAGAAGAAGTACATCGTGCCCGGGCTCGGGGATTTCGGCGATCGGCTGTACGGGACGCTCTGA